One Herbaspirillum rubrisubalbicans genomic window carries:
- a CDS encoding response regulator, with amino-acid sequence MDIEQYDIILVDDSPEVAELTRLALGSRKLADKLTWFADAELAEEFFFQGEYASRKDLHPYLILLDLNLPLMSGHDFLKIIKSNAATSHIPVVMFSSSDDQRDINHSYELGANGYVVKSTDPKEFMGTVADTGIYWRNRNRPARGDEAGAP; translated from the coding sequence ATGGATATCGAGCAATACGACATCATCCTAGTCGACGACAGCCCCGAAGTGGCCGAGCTGACTCGCCTGGCGCTGGGCAGCCGCAAGCTGGCCGACAAGTTGACCTGGTTTGCCGATGCGGAGCTGGCCGAGGAATTCTTCTTCCAGGGCGAATACGCCAGCCGAAAGGATCTGCATCCCTACCTGATCCTGCTGGACCTGAACCTGCCGCTGATGAGCGGCCACGATTTCCTGAAGATCATCAAGTCCAATGCCGCCACCTCCCATATCCCGGTGGTGATGTTTTCTTCTTCGGACGACCAGCGCGACATCAACCATAGCTATGAGCTGGGTGCCAATGGTTACGTTGTCAAATCCACCGATCCCAAGGAATTCATGGGTACTGTCGCCGATACCGGCATCTACTGGCGCAACCGCAATCGCCCGGCGCGTGGTGATGAGGCGGGTGCACCCTGA
- a CDS encoding response regulator produces MLTRIMLADDHALVRSGIKALLTAMPGVEVVGEASDGAEVIEMIPKLQPDLVLLDIAMKGMNGLEALRRLRGEYPTIRFLMLSMYGSEEYVMQALNAGANGYLFKDSAATELEKALYEVKHGRQYLDSHISREALDNYMKRVAQNGTPVEVLTPRQREILQLIAEGNNTKEIAYQLNVSAKTIETHRAQLMERLDIRDVPGLVRYAIRTGIATTDK; encoded by the coding sequence ATGCTTACCCGAATCATGCTGGCCGACGACCATGCGCTGGTGCGCAGTGGCATCAAGGCATTGCTTACCGCCATGCCGGGGGTGGAAGTGGTGGGTGAGGCGTCCGATGGCGCCGAGGTCATCGAGATGATCCCCAAGCTGCAACCCGACCTGGTGCTGCTGGACATCGCCATGAAAGGTATGAATGGCCTGGAAGCCTTGCGCCGCCTGCGGGGCGAGTATCCGACCATCCGCTTCCTGATGCTGTCCATGTATGGCAGCGAGGAATACGTGATGCAGGCCTTGAATGCCGGCGCCAATGGCTATCTCTTCAAGGATTCGGCCGCCACCGAGCTGGAAAAAGCCCTATATGAAGTAAAACATGGGCGCCAGTACCTGGATTCGCACATCTCGCGCGAGGCGCTGGACAATTATATGAAGCGTGTTGCACAAAATGGCACGCCGGTGGAAGTGCTGACCCCGCGTCAGCGCGAAATCCTGCAGTTGATCGCCGAAGGCAACAATACCAAGGAGATCGCCTATCAACTCAACGTCAGCGCCAAGACCATCGAGACCCACCGCGCCCAGTTGATGGAGCGGCTCGATATCCGCGACGTGCCGGGACTGGTGCGCTATGCCATCCGTACGGGTATCGCCACCACGGACAAGTGA
- a CDS encoding hybrid sensor histidine kinase/response regulator yields the protein MSIPLRVLFVEDMEEDAVLMVRELKRGGFEPSWQRVDDEQALLAALHEQRWDIVISDYSMPMFSGVEALKLVKADNDQTPFIIVSGVIGEQTAVEVMKAGAQDYFLKSAIARLPHAVDRELRDAQARRKQRASAQALREMQARFNAFMNAAPMPTWIKDAQLRYSYVNPAQSAFYGMTPHDMDGMTDAELMTTGAAEASREYDRKVLVEKCELHTQETVFDHNHNARILDVVRFPISGEGKGDMVAGLAIDVTEREQSRRELELAIQRQQLLSSRVIEVQERERQHLARGLHDDVGQSLTALKINLETIKKTGTLEGPSLQNGIDIVTAVLAQVRSLSLDLRPPQLDNLGLIAALRSYVEQKSKLANVNGWFESSGHDGQLHHDIENTAFRIVQEAVTNILRHAKCQNIWVKIDRQQDQLYLSIRDDGKGFDIERARSNAISGTSFGLLNMEERAVLVGGSMDITSAPGAGTEIVMHLPVAPIVRRM from the coding sequence ATGAGCATTCCTCTGCGCGTGCTGTTCGTCGAAGACATGGAAGAAGATGCCGTGCTGATGGTGCGCGAGCTCAAGCGCGGCGGCTTCGAACCGAGCTGGCAGCGGGTCGATGATGAACAGGCGCTCTTGGCGGCACTGCATGAGCAGCGCTGGGACATCGTCATCTCCGACTATTCCATGCCCATGTTTTCCGGGGTGGAAGCCTTGAAGCTGGTCAAGGCCGACAATGACCAGACCCCCTTCATCATCGTCTCCGGCGTCATCGGCGAGCAGACGGCGGTGGAGGTGATGAAGGCCGGCGCCCAGGATTACTTCTTGAAGAGCGCCATTGCGCGCCTGCCGCACGCGGTCGATCGCGAATTGCGCGATGCCCAGGCGCGGCGCAAGCAGCGCGCCAGCGCCCAGGCCCTGCGCGAGATGCAGGCGCGCTTCAATGCCTTCATGAATGCGGCGCCCATGCCGACCTGGATCAAGGATGCGCAACTGCGCTACAGCTACGTCAATCCGGCGCAATCGGCTTTCTATGGCATGACCCCGCACGACATGGATGGCATGACCGATGCCGAGTTGATGACCACGGGCGCGGCCGAAGCCTCGCGTGAATACGACCGCAAGGTGCTGGTAGAAAAGTGCGAGCTGCACACCCAGGAAACCGTGTTCGACCACAACCACAATGCCCGCATCCTCGACGTGGTGCGCTTTCCGATCAGCGGCGAGGGCAAGGGCGACATGGTGGCTGGCCTGGCCATCGATGTCACCGAGCGCGAACAGTCGCGGCGCGAGCTGGAACTGGCGATCCAGCGCCAGCAACTGCTGTCTTCGCGCGTGATCGAGGTGCAGGAGCGCGAACGCCAGCACCTGGCGCGCGGCTTGCATGATGATGTGGGCCAGTCGCTCACGGCGCTGAAGATCAACCTGGAAACCATCAAGAAGACCGGTACCCTGGAAGGGCCGTCGCTGCAGAATGGCATCGACATCGTCACCGCCGTGCTGGCCCAGGTGCGCAGCCTGTCGCTGGACCTGCGCCCGCCGCAGCTGGACAACCTGGGCCTCATTGCCGCCCTGCGTTCCTACGTGGAGCAGAAGTCCAAGCTGGCCAACGTGAACGGCTGGTTCGAGAGCAGCGGTCATGATGGACAATTGCACCACGACATCGAAAACACCGCCTTTCGCATCGTGCAGGAGGCCGTCACCAACATCCTGCGCCACGCCAAGTGCCAGAACATCTGGGTCAAGATCGACCGCCAGCAGGACCAGCTCTATCTCAGCATCCGCGATGACGGCAAAGGCTTCGACATCGAACGGGCGCGCAGCAACGCCATTTCCGGCACCAGTTTCGGCCTGCTCAACATGGAAGAGCGGGCGGTACTGGTGGGCGGGTCCATGGATATCACTTCGGCGCCCGGCGCAGGGACGGAAATCGTCATGCACCTGCCGGTCGCTCCCATCGTCAGGAGAATGTAA
- a CDS encoding sensor histidine kinase: MPITRQSGLAGASTGIFFLLALLLSLGVAGFSYHSVRDFEQHAVWLQHSYTVLNKLEEINATLRETVGNSRSYVVSGQEEYRGNFDAGERQVNVLLRELRNLVNDNPQQTQLLGRTDDLVAQRLAMSRQLMALNPEEGRARVLEGKDLGDRIRSNVELMKGNENTLLATRAKDTAVSANLTIFMVISGSLLSIALLLLVYRKLRREMARRVEAQQRAQAYSDEIEDLYNNAPCGYHSVDESNKIIIKINDTELKWLGYTRDQVVGRMTQADLLAPASAERYQRELYPQFLLKREISGIDLNFRRADGSEFTALVNATAIPSRDQRKLISRTVIYDISERKRAEEEIEALNADLERQAQHLHSVNKELESFSYSVSHDLRAPLRAISGYAMILEEDYAQAIDDKGREQLQVIRRNVRKMDALINDLLKLAKSTTGELTLQRFSMDELVGQVIAGLRQENPGVAFEVPHLEGAVANRGLIAQVWENLLANAVKFSSKSEQPLVRVSMEVSADEYIYGVHDNGVGFDMRYAHKLFGTFQRLHRQEEYAGTGIGLALVQRIVIRHSGRVWAESQPKQGASFYFALPRKHVLPGVGEAHRAAH, translated from the coding sequence ATGCCGATAACTAGACAAAGCGGACTGGCCGGTGCCAGCACCGGCATCTTCTTCCTGTTGGCCTTGTTGCTCTCACTGGGAGTGGCCGGCTTTTCCTATCACAGCGTGCGCGACTTCGAGCAGCACGCCGTGTGGCTGCAGCACAGCTATACCGTCCTCAACAAGCTGGAAGAGATCAATGCGACCCTGCGCGAGACGGTTGGCAATTCGCGCAGTTATGTCGTCTCGGGCCAGGAGGAATACCGTGGTAACTTTGACGCCGGCGAGCGCCAGGTCAATGTCTTGTTGCGGGAATTGCGCAATCTGGTGAATGACAATCCGCAGCAGACCCAGTTACTGGGGCGTACCGACGACCTGGTGGCGCAGCGCTTGGCGATGTCGCGCCAGTTGATGGCGTTGAACCCGGAAGAGGGCCGCGCTCGCGTGCTCGAAGGCAAGGACCTGGGCGACCGCATCCGCAGCAATGTCGAGCTGATGAAGGGTAACGAAAATACCCTCTTGGCCACCCGTGCCAAAGATACGGCGGTCAGCGCCAATCTCACCATCTTCATGGTTATCAGCGGCAGTCTGCTCAGCATTGCTTTGCTGCTGCTGGTCTATCGCAAGCTGCGTCGCGAAATGGCGCGTCGGGTGGAAGCCCAGCAGCGCGCCCAGGCCTATTCCGATGAAATCGAAGACCTCTACAACAACGCGCCCTGCGGTTATCACTCAGTCGATGAGAGCAACAAGATCATCATCAAGATCAACGATACCGAGCTCAAGTGGCTGGGCTATACGCGCGACCAGGTGGTGGGGCGCATGACCCAGGCCGACCTGCTGGCGCCGGCCAGTGCCGAGCGTTACCAGCGCGAGCTCTATCCGCAGTTCCTGTTGAAGCGCGAGATCAGCGGCATTGACCTCAATTTCCGCCGGGCCGATGGCAGCGAATTTACCGCCCTGGTCAACGCTACCGCCATCCCCAGCCGCGACCAGCGCAAGCTCATCAGCCGTACCGTCATCTACGACATTTCCGAGCGCAAGCGCGCCGAAGAAGAGATCGAGGCCCTCAATGCCGATCTGGAACGCCAGGCCCAGCATCTGCACAGCGTGAACAAGGAACTGGAAAGCTTTTCCTATTCGGTCTCGCACGACTTGCGTGCCCCGCTGCGTGCCATCTCCGGCTATGCCATGATCCTGGAAGAGGATTACGCCCAGGCCATCGATGACAAGGGGCGCGAACAGTTGCAGGTGATCCGTCGCAACGTGCGCAAGATGGATGCGCTCATCAATGACCTGCTCAAGCTGGCCAAGTCCACCACCGGTGAACTGACCTTGCAGCGCTTCTCCATGGATGAACTGGTCGGTCAGGTGATTGCCGGTCTGCGCCAGGAAAATCCTGGCGTGGCCTTCGAGGTACCGCACCTGGAAGGCGCCGTGGCCAATCGGGGGTTGATTGCCCAGGTGTGGGAAAACCTGCTGGCCAATGCCGTCAAGTTCAGCAGCAAGAGCGAGCAGCCCTTGGTGCGGGTGAGCATGGAGGTCAGTGCCGACGAATACATCTACGGCGTCCACGACAATGGCGTGGGCTTCGACATGCGTTATGCGCACAAGCTCTTCGGTACCTTCCAGCGCCTGCATCGCCAGGAAGAATATGCCGGCACCGGCATCGGCCTGGCGCTGGTGCAGCGTATCGTGATCCGCCACAGCGGCCGGGTGTGGGCCGAGAGCCAGCCCAAGCAAGGTGCCAGTTTCTACTTCGCGCTGCCGCGCAAGCACGTCTTGCCCGGCGTGGGCGAGGCGCACCGTGCCGCACACTGA
- a CDS encoding 2-oxoglutarate dehydrogenase E1 component, whose product MTLHQSTSLNHSTSARQALAHARVQSFIEAYRNEGYRIADIDPLGTISLPEIAALLPQTHALEDEDIILAQHRLLDGLGLTTVKELTHHLSRLFCAALALDASGVRDEARRQWLFARLAARDHGAEPDAPERAAVLARLAAAEQWEHYLQQDYPQAKRFSLEGCESLLLLMDALVERSSFYQLDQLFMAMPHRGRLNLLVNLMQMPAAEIVAYFDPERTTPAAANAVDLPYHLGAQTVRATAHGKVGLLLAHNPSHLESAYPVLLGMTRGYRARHPQAPLPASVVIHGDAAFCGQGVVMESLKLAQHPGYGVGGTVHVIVNNQIGFTTPNPLDPENHGYCTDIARIVGAPVLHVNADQPEMVLRAARIAFDYRMQFGADVVIDLVGYRRWGHAEQDTATVTQPLLHGFIDKHPPVTQLYAQAGWPGSEEGMALLAASSQQALAAFKASRVGSAAAAAAVPVSPAPVAGPDLLRIRQFVERMTHLPDGFEAHPTILRLIAQWQDCVSAPEQACSWNFAENMAYASLLAEGHGVRISGMDVQRGTFMQRHAVWHAVDTAQGVQQAYWPLRQVAAPSAALEVINSPLSEEAVVGFEYGFSVQAGANALVIWEAQFGDFVNGAQIMIDQYVTSGGGKWGYASALTLLLPHGYEGVGPEHSTGYLSRMLLLCAGQNIRVACPTTSAQWFHLLREQALQAERPLVVFTPKSVLHAQTRSHSPLSALLQGAFQPLSDDPEAPPVQQVRRVVLCSGKVRHDLAAARSQTVNDETVLLSVEQLYPFPTQALGECLNSYPNLAEVIWVQEEERNQGAWLCVRDAIEAALPAGVPLRAVYRPDTASGPTASKATHYAQQAALMQAVFAG is encoded by the coding sequence ATGACACTGCACCAGTCCACCTCCCTCAATCATTCCACCAGTGCCCGCCAGGCGTTGGCCCATGCGCGTGTCCAGTCCTTCATTGAGGCCTACCGCAACGAGGGTTACCGCATTGCCGACATCGATCCGCTGGGGACCATTTCGCTGCCCGAGATTGCCGCGCTGCTGCCCCAGACCCACGCCCTGGAAGATGAAGATATCATCCTGGCCCAGCATCGCCTGCTCGACGGCCTGGGCCTGACTACCGTCAAGGAATTGACGCACCATCTGAGCCGTCTCTTCTGCGCAGCGCTGGCGCTGGACGCCAGCGGCGTGCGCGATGAAGCGCGCCGGCAATGGCTGTTTGCCCGCTTGGCCGCGCGTGACCATGGCGCCGAGCCCGATGCGCCTGAACGCGCCGCGGTGTTGGCGCGCCTGGCCGCCGCCGAGCAATGGGAACACTACCTGCAGCAAGACTATCCGCAGGCCAAGCGCTTCTCGCTGGAAGGCTGCGAATCGCTGCTGCTGTTGATGGATGCGTTGGTGGAGCGCAGCAGCTTCTACCAGTTGGACCAGCTATTCATGGCCATGCCGCATCGTGGTCGTCTCAACCTGCTGGTGAACCTGATGCAGATGCCGGCGGCCGAGATCGTCGCCTACTTCGATCCGGAGCGCACCACCCCGGCTGCCGCCAATGCGGTGGACTTGCCGTACCACCTGGGCGCCCAGACCGTGCGCGCCACTGCCCATGGCAAGGTCGGGCTGTTGCTGGCACACAATCCTTCCCACCTGGAAAGTGCCTATCCGGTGCTGCTGGGCATGACTCGTGGCTACCGTGCGCGCCATCCGCAGGCGCCGTTGCCGGCCTCGGTGGTGATCCACGGTGACGCCGCCTTCTGCGGTCAGGGGGTGGTGATGGAGTCGCTCAAGCTGGCCCAGCATCCGGGCTATGGCGTGGGCGGTACGGTCCACGTGATCGTCAATAACCAGATCGGCTTTACCACCCCCAATCCGCTGGACCCGGAAAACCACGGTTATTGCACCGACATCGCCCGCATCGTCGGCGCCCCGGTGCTGCACGTCAATGCCGACCAGCCGGAGATGGTGCTGCGCGCCGCCCGCATTGCTTTCGATTACCGGATGCAGTTCGGTGCCGACGTGGTGATCGATCTGGTCGGCTATCGTCGCTGGGGCCACGCCGAGCAGGACACCGCCACCGTGACCCAGCCGCTGCTGCACGGTTTCATCGACAAGCATCCGCCGGTCACCCAGCTCTATGCGCAAGCCGGCTGGCCCGGTTCGGAGGAGGGGATGGCCCTGCTGGCGGCCAGCAGTCAGCAAGCTTTGGCGGCCTTCAAGGCCAGTCGCGTCGGCAGTGCCGCTGCGGCCGCAGCAGTTCCCGTTTCCCCGGCACCCGTTGCCGGCCCCGACCTGCTGCGCATCCGCCAGTTCGTCGAACGCATGACACACCTGCCGGACGGGTTCGAGGCCCATCCGACCATCCTGCGACTGATCGCCCAGTGGCAAGACTGCGTGAGCGCACCCGAGCAGGCGTGCAGCTGGAATTTTGCCGAGAACATGGCCTATGCCTCGCTGCTGGCAGAAGGTCATGGCGTGCGCATTTCCGGCATGGATGTGCAGCGTGGCACCTTCATGCAGCGCCACGCGGTGTGGCACGCCGTCGATACTGCCCAGGGCGTGCAGCAGGCCTACTGGCCGCTGCGCCAGGTCGCCGCACCCAGTGCTGCGCTGGAGGTCATCAATTCGCCGCTGAGCGAAGAGGCGGTGGTCGGTTTCGAATACGGCTTCAGCGTCCAGGCGGGCGCCAATGCACTGGTGATCTGGGAAGCCCAGTTCGGTGACTTCGTCAATGGCGCCCAGATCATGATCGACCAGTACGTCACCTCCGGCGGCGGCAAGTGGGGCTATGCTTCGGCCCTGACCCTGCTGCTGCCGCACGGTTACGAAGGCGTGGGGCCGGAGCACTCGACCGGCTACCTCAGCCGCATGTTGCTGCTGTGCGCCGGGCAGAACATCCGCGTGGCTTGCCCGACCACTTCGGCCCAGTGGTTCCACCTGCTGCGCGAGCAAGCCCTGCAGGCCGAGCGTCCGCTGGTGGTCTTCACTCCCAAGTCGGTGCTGCACGCGCAAACGCGTTCCCATTCGCCGCTGTCGGCCTTGCTGCAGGGGGCTTTCCAGCCGCTGTCGGACGACCCCGAGGCACCGCCGGTCCAGCAGGTGCGACGGGTGGTCTTGTGTAGCGGTAAGGTGCGGCACGACCTGGCTGCAGCGCGAAGCCAGACCGTCAATGATGAGACTGTGCTGCTGTCGGTGGAGCAGCTCTATCCCTTCCCGACGCAGGCGCTGGGTGAGTGCTTGAACAGCTATCCAAACCTGGCCGAAGTGATCTGGGTACAGGAGGAAGAGCGCAACCAGGGTGCCTGGCTGTGCGTGCGCGATGCCATCGAGGCCGCCCTGCCAGCAGGAGTGCCGCTGCGCGCGGTGTATCGCCCCGATACCGCTTCCGGGCCGACGGCCTCCAAGGCCACCCACTACGCCCAGCAGGCGGCGCTGATGCAGGCAGTGTTTGCGGGCTAG
- a CDS encoding methyl-accepting chemotaxis protein, with translation MKLANFNIGVRLGGAFAVVLLLIVVTAMVGIRNQSSNNAEINSIVNEKYQLIALSNQIKNNGYKANAVLSNILLATTPEASAKYMDEYAGLRKANTEAYQKLEGLLDSDKTKALYAEQTSARSAYGVAVRKFFALMKDEQRAEATTLYQGDMSRLQGEYFVMVDKMVNSLAKEMVNDSLEAAEEGRMAVIQMIVLAGVAVVLASVIGVLITRSITAPVRHAVMLAETVAQGDLSYRLQANGKDEISRLLLALQHMSDNLHDTVSNVRNGTSAIDMAARELAQGNMSLSDRTEQQASSLEETASAMEQLTSAVRQNADNARQASELAVSASDVAVRGGASVEQVVNIMSAISTSSGKIADIITVIDGIAFQTNLLALNAAVEAARAGEHGRGFAVVASEVRGLAQRSAVAAKEIKSLIEGSVNHVKAGSGIVEQTVATIDEVIASIKHATDLITDISASSKEQSEGIEQINQAISQMDQMTQENSALVEQNAAAAKALQSQAEQLSALMGRFKLSELLTHGTTHSQAGKARSGVREKILQPELSLLEG, from the coding sequence ATGAAGCTGGCCAATTTCAATATTGGCGTCCGCCTGGGCGGCGCATTTGCAGTGGTCTTGCTCTTGATCGTGGTGACAGCCATGGTCGGGATCAGGAACCAGTCTTCCAACAACGCTGAAATCAACAGCATCGTCAACGAGAAGTACCAGCTCATCGCCTTGAGCAATCAGATCAAGAACAATGGCTACAAGGCCAATGCGGTACTGTCCAACATCCTGTTGGCCACGACCCCCGAGGCATCGGCCAAGTACATGGATGAATATGCCGGCCTGCGTAAGGCCAATACCGAGGCCTACCAGAAACTGGAAGGCCTGCTCGATTCCGACAAGACCAAAGCGCTCTACGCCGAGCAGACCAGCGCTCGTTCGGCCTACGGTGTGGCCGTGCGCAAGTTCTTCGCATTGATGAAGGACGAACAGCGTGCCGAGGCCACCACGCTCTACCAGGGCGACATGTCGCGCCTGCAAGGCGAATACTTCGTGATGGTCGACAAGATGGTCAATTCGCTGGCCAAGGAAATGGTCAACGATTCCCTGGAGGCCGCCGAGGAAGGGCGAATGGCCGTGATCCAGATGATCGTGCTGGCCGGCGTGGCCGTGGTGCTGGCCTCGGTCATCGGTGTGCTCATCACGCGCTCCATTACAGCACCGGTGCGCCACGCGGTAATGCTGGCCGAAACGGTGGCACAGGGCGACTTGTCCTATCGCCTGCAGGCCAATGGCAAGGATGAAATCAGTCGTCTGCTGCTGGCCCTGCAGCACATGAGCGATAACCTGCATGACACGGTGTCCAATGTGCGCAATGGCACCTCGGCCATCGATATGGCTGCGCGCGAACTGGCTCAGGGCAACATGAGCCTGTCGGACCGCACCGAACAGCAGGCCAGTTCGCTGGAAGAAACCGCCTCGGCCATGGAACAACTGACCTCGGCGGTGCGCCAGAATGCCGACAACGCACGCCAGGCCAGCGAGCTGGCGGTCTCGGCCTCGGATGTGGCCGTGCGGGGCGGCGCCTCGGTAGAGCAGGTGGTCAACATCATGAGCGCCATCAGCACGTCCTCGGGCAAGATCGCCGACATCATCACCGTCATCGATGGCATCGCGTTCCAGACCAATCTGCTGGCCTTGAATGCCGCGGTGGAAGCGGCGCGCGCCGGTGAGCATGGTCGCGGCTTTGCGGTGGTGGCCAGCGAAGTGCGTGGACTGGCCCAGCGCAGCGCGGTGGCGGCCAAGGAAATCAAGTCGCTCATCGAGGGTTCGGTCAATCACGTCAAGGCCGGCAGCGGCATCGTCGAACAGACCGTGGCCACCATTGATGAAGTCATCGCCAGCATCAAGCACGCCACCGATCTCATCACCGACATCAGCGCCTCCAGCAAGGAGCAAAGCGAAGGCATCGAACAGATCAACCAGGCCATCAGCCAGATGGACCAGATGACCCAGGAAAACTCCGCCCTGGTGGAGCAGAACGCGGCGGCGGCCAAAGCCCTGCAATCCCAGGCCGAGCAACTGTCAGCGCTGATGGGGCGCTTCAAGTTGAGCGAATTGCTCACGCATGGCACGACGCATTCCCAGGCGGGCAAGGCTCGCAGCGGTGTGCGCGAAAAGATCCTCCAGCCCGAACTGTCCTTGCTGGAAGGCTGA